One Sodalinema gerasimenkoae IPPAS B-353 DNA segment encodes these proteins:
- a CDS encoding Npun_R2821/Npun_R2822 family protein, with protein MTRGIYIVANDKVIEQTIAFLKSLRHYDSETPIILIPFDANYQEVFKAAQPFGVELFEDLDFVETLCLKLHDIFGKGFFNTPNKQRKQACWFGPFDEFLYIDVDIVVFEKIIDNLSYLEDYDFLCCDYQHTNGTENVFTSKVLDDGVFTENELHDVFNSGWWASKKGLFSVEDLYDTFAECAEHPDYFDFSQKTTDQPIFNYLVLKRIQRRFNLVNQPGKAPGSWARSPHFQREGDRLIDTKTGQPLQYLHWAGVRIQPGCPYWDIWEHYRYLGEEIPEPTAIAPPPASPSRQWINRLKKVYQRLKP; from the coding sequence ATGACCCGGGGGATTTATATTGTTGCCAATGATAAGGTGATTGAGCAGACTATTGCCTTTCTCAAAAGCCTTCGCCATTATGATTCAGAAACGCCGATTATTTTAATCCCATTTGATGCCAACTATCAAGAGGTGTTCAAAGCAGCTCAGCCGTTCGGGGTTGAGTTATTTGAGGATTTAGATTTTGTTGAGACCCTCTGCCTCAAACTGCATGATATTTTCGGCAAGGGGTTTTTTAATACGCCCAATAAGCAACGAAAACAAGCCTGTTGGTTTGGTCCCTTTGATGAGTTTTTATACATCGATGTTGATATTGTTGTTTTCGAGAAAATCATCGACAATCTAAGCTATCTTGAGGATTACGATTTCTTATGTTGTGATTATCAGCATACCAATGGGACTGAAAATGTCTTCACCTCTAAAGTCTTAGACGATGGGGTATTTACAGAAAATGAGCTACACGATGTCTTTAACAGCGGTTGGTGGGCGTCCAAGAAGGGTTTATTTTCTGTGGAGGATTTATATGACACCTTTGCCGAATGTGCCGAGCATCCTGATTACTTCGATTTTTCCCAAAAAACCACGGATCAGCCAATTTTTAACTATCTTGTCCTGAAACGGATTCAGCGACGCTTTAACCTGGTGAACCAGCCCGGGAAAGCCCCCGGAAGCTGGGCCCGGAGTCCTCATTTTCAACGGGAGGGCGATCGCCTCATCGACACCAAAACCGGACAGCCCCTGCAATATCTCCATTGGGCTGGGGTGCGGATTCAACCCGGTTGCCCCTATTGGGATATTTGGGAACATTACCGCTATCTCGGCGAGGAAATCCCTGAACCTACGGCGATCGCACCGCCCCCAGCGTCCCCCAGTCGTCAGTGGATCAACCGCCTTAAAAAAGTCTATCAACGCTTGAAACCTTAA
- a CDS encoding M48 family metallopeptidase, with amino-acid sequence MGFKPKAITEEVNISKVNPLVDFARLLGAIIALTLVIYFILGLAVDWVVPQLTPEQDIWIGDTLAPAVAPQLGGEVLEEDTRQLYLSELLEDLCHPGDLDETPLTLNLIDSEVVNAAALAGGQLFVTTAFLEEVESENELAFVLGHELGHLSARDGLRSLGRGIFVLLGSLVLNFGHEGSGPDVIGYTLNLNRLNYSRSQEYAADEYGLESVVGHYGHGANSLDFFERLAARKEAFPEGLVRASEYFQTHPLTENRIQHLDAIAREEGWSMTGETTPVPSGLACADFACNESPPDS; translated from the coding sequence ATGGGATTTAAACCAAAAGCCATTACAGAAGAGGTCAACATCTCTAAGGTTAATCCCTTAGTGGATTTTGCCCGTTTGCTTGGGGCAATTATTGCCCTGACGTTAGTCATCTACTTTATCTTAGGCTTAGCCGTCGATTGGGTTGTGCCTCAACTCACCCCAGAACAAGATATTTGGATCGGAGACACCCTCGCCCCGGCCGTCGCACCACAACTCGGCGGCGAAGTCCTAGAGGAGGATACTCGACAACTCTATCTGTCAGAATTGTTAGAGGACTTGTGTCATCCCGGAGACTTGGATGAGACCCCCCTAACCCTAAATTTAATCGACAGTGAAGTTGTCAATGCCGCTGCCTTAGCCGGGGGACAGTTATTTGTGACCACGGCGTTTTTAGAGGAGGTTGAGTCAGAAAATGAACTGGCCTTTGTTCTCGGCCATGAGTTAGGCCATTTGTCGGCCCGGGATGGTTTAAGAAGTTTAGGACGGGGCATTTTTGTGCTGTTGGGAAGCTTGGTATTAAATTTCGGCCATGAGGGAAGTGGCCCAGATGTGATTGGCTATACGCTCAATCTCAATCGCCTGAATTATAGCCGCAGCCAAGAATATGCCGCCGACGAATATGGCTTAGAGTCTGTGGTGGGTCATTATGGCCATGGGGCCAACAGTTTAGACTTCTTTGAACGCTTAGCCGCCAGGAAGGAGGCCTTTCCAGAGGGACTGGTGAGGGCCTCGGAGTATTTCCAAACGCACCCGTTAACCGAGAACCGTATTCAGCATTTGGATGCGATCGCCCGTGAGGAGGGATGGTCCATGACGGGAGAAACCACCCCAGTTCCCTCTGGGTTGGCTTGTGCCGATTTTGCCTGTAACGAAAGCCCCCCAGACTCGTGA
- a CDS encoding S8 family serine peptidase, whose translation MAERTSIRRFLTRFTLGIAMAIALGWFHAILATSSTGDGGIQAQRLHEAPYNLLGRKIAIGQVEIGRPAQFGIDKGVPPEEELVPDLAGVFLRDRPAVPGSNVDAHAHGVASVMVSSNKKRPGVAPNARLYSSATSPDRGGNRQGQHCLATQQVAEQNSNDVRAINFSFGEPLWLDPRPDAVLDGNALLTLCIDWSANHHNTLYVIAGNQGRGGIPIPTDNYNGINVSSSHAHSGRYDQVDVSNLGNVFDEPFDRLVGLETNVGGRLLISLLAPGRDVKLLSQQGEVFPSTGTSFASPHVVGTVALLQEYGDRQLRENAPHWTLDARQNQVMKAVILNSADKLADAGDGLRQGMTRTIGDRRGGNWLTSEAYRNPKVPVHRDMGTGHLNAHRAYEQFSPGQWPASDSVPPIGWDFNEIATTTVQDYVLDAPLKANGYVAATLTWNRQVELDDRDGDGRYDIDESFRDRGLNDLDLYLMPADSDDINEAIAASTSEVDSLEHLFQAVPRSGRYKLRVVYRRQVNDPNQDYAIAWWTVPDA comes from the coding sequence TTGGCGGAGCGCACTAGCATCAGACGCTTTCTAACCCGGTTCACTCTCGGAATCGCGATGGCGATCGCCCTAGGATGGTTTCATGCCATCTTAGCCACCTCCTCCACTGGAGACGGCGGTATCCAAGCTCAGCGACTTCATGAAGCCCCCTATAACCTCTTAGGACGTAAAATCGCCATTGGACAGGTAGAAATTGGTCGTCCTGCCCAATTTGGCATCGATAAGGGGGTTCCCCCAGAGGAGGAGTTAGTCCCAGACCTCGCTGGAGTCTTCCTCCGCGATCGCCCGGCGGTTCCTGGGAGTAATGTAGATGCCCATGCCCATGGAGTGGCCAGCGTCATGGTCAGCAGCAATAAAAAACGGCCCGGAGTCGCCCCCAATGCTCGGCTCTACTCTAGCGCCACCTCCCCGGATCGCGGCGGCAATCGGCAAGGGCAACATTGTTTGGCGACTCAGCAAGTGGCCGAACAAAATAGTAACGATGTCCGCGCCATCAACTTCAGTTTTGGCGAACCCCTCTGGCTCGATCCCCGTCCTGATGCGGTTCTAGATGGCAACGCCTTATTAACCCTTTGTATTGACTGGTCCGCCAATCATCACAATACCCTCTATGTGATTGCCGGAAACCAAGGACGAGGAGGCATCCCCATCCCCACAGATAACTACAACGGCATCAATGTATCCTCAAGTCATGCCCACAGCGGTCGCTACGATCAGGTGGATGTCTCTAACTTGGGCAATGTCTTTGATGAGCCATTTGACCGCCTAGTGGGCCTAGAAACCAATGTCGGTGGACGACTGTTAATCAGTCTGCTGGCCCCTGGCCGGGATGTGAAGCTCTTAAGTCAGCAGGGAGAGGTCTTTCCCAGTACGGGCACCAGTTTTGCCTCGCCCCATGTGGTGGGGACGGTGGCTCTATTACAGGAATATGGCGATCGCCAATTACGGGAGAATGCCCCCCATTGGACCTTAGATGCTCGCCAGAATCAGGTGATGAAGGCGGTGATTCTCAACTCCGCTGACAAACTTGCCGATGCTGGCGATGGCTTACGTCAGGGGATGACTCGTACCATTGGCGATCGACGGGGCGGAAACTGGCTCACCTCGGAGGCCTATCGCAATCCTAAGGTCCCCGTGCATCGGGATATGGGAACTGGCCATCTCAATGCCCACCGCGCCTATGAGCAGTTTAGCCCCGGACAGTGGCCCGCCTCGGACTCCGTGCCGCCTATTGGCTGGGACTTTAATGAGATTGCCACCACCACCGTTCAAGACTATGTCCTGGATGCCCCCCTCAAAGCCAATGGTTATGTGGCCGCAACCCTCACCTGGAACCGTCAGGTGGAGCTGGACGATCGCGATGGTGACGGCCGCTACGATATAGATGAAAGTTTCCGCGATCGCGGCTTAAATGACCTAGACCTCTATCTGATGCCGGCCGATTCCGACGACATCAACGAGGCCATTGCCGCCTCCACCAGTGAGGTGGATAGCTTAGAACATCTGTTTCAAGCCGTTCCCCGCAGCGGACGCTACAAACTACGGGTGGTCTATCGCCGTCAGGTGAATGACCCCAATCAAGACTATGCGATCGCCTGGTGGACGGTTCCCGATGCCTAA
- the galE gene encoding UDP-glucose 4-epimerase GalE, which yields MSKVFRSTIVSSSKPTILVTGGAGYIGSHAVLALKAAGYAVIILDNLVYGHRDLVEEVLDVEFILGDTCDRPLLDDLFAHHTIAAVMHFAAYIFVGESVTDPAKYYHNNVVGTLTLLEAMQAAGVQHLVFSSTCATYGIPQFMPLTEDHPQLPINPYGFSKLMVEQILADFDTAYGLKSVCFRYFNAAGADPQARLGEDHHPETHLIPLVLQAALGRRESIAIFGTDYDTPDGTCVRDYIHVCDLAQAHVLGLEYLMGGGNSQAFNLGNGNGFSVKDVIDVATEVTGRKIPVKIADRRAGDSPILVGSSDKARQTLGWTPQYPELGDIVRHAWQWHQKRHG from the coding sequence ATGTCAAAGGTTTTTAGGTCAACGATTGTGTCTTCAAGCAAACCCACCATTCTCGTCACGGGCGGAGCTGGATATATTGGCTCCCATGCGGTTCTAGCTCTCAAGGCGGCGGGCTATGCCGTTATCATCCTCGATAATCTCGTCTATGGACATCGGGATTTAGTTGAGGAGGTGTTAGATGTTGAGTTTATTCTCGGGGATACCTGCGATCGCCCCCTCCTCGATGATCTCTTTGCCCATCACACCATTGCGGCGGTCATGCACTTTGCCGCCTATATCTTTGTGGGGGAGTCGGTAACAGATCCGGCGAAATACTACCACAACAATGTGGTGGGAACCTTAACCCTCCTCGAAGCGATGCAGGCGGCGGGGGTGCAGCATTTGGTCTTTTCCTCCACCTGTGCCACCTATGGGATTCCCCAGTTTATGCCCCTAACGGAAGACCATCCTCAGCTTCCTATCAATCCCTATGGCTTCAGCAAGTTGATGGTGGAACAAATTCTGGCAGACTTTGATACGGCCTATGGTCTCAAATCAGTCTGTTTCCGCTACTTTAATGCAGCCGGTGCAGACCCTCAAGCTCGACTGGGGGAAGATCATCATCCTGAAACGCACTTAATTCCCCTAGTGCTTCAGGCGGCGTTGGGCCGGCGTGAGTCGATCGCCATCTTCGGGACGGACTACGATACCCCCGACGGAACCTGTGTTCGCGACTACATCCATGTCTGTGACTTAGCACAGGCACATGTTTTGGGATTGGAATACTTAATGGGTGGCGGCAATTCTCAGGCGTTTAACCTGGGAAATGGCAATGGCTTTTCCGTTAAAGATGTGATTGATGTGGCGACTGAGGTAACCGGGCGCAAGATTCCCGTTAAGATTGCCGATCGCCGTGCGGGAGACTCCCCCATTTTAGTGGGGAGTAGTGATAAGGCTCGTCAAACGTTAGGTTGGACTCCCCAATATCCGGAGTTAGGGGATATTGTCCGTCATGCTTGGCAATGGCATCAGAAACGTCATGGTTAA
- the rpe gene encoding ribulose-phosphate 3-epimerase produces MATLNSEKSTVIAPSILSADFSRLGEQVKAVDEAGADWIHVDVMDGRFVPNITIGPLIVDALRPVTKKPLDVHLMIVEPEKYVEDFAKAGADIISVHAEHNASPHLHRTLGQIRELGKQAGVVLNPGTPLELIEYVLELCDLVLIMSVNPGFGGQSFIPEVVPKIRKLRQMCDDRGLDPWIEVDGGLKPANAWQVLDAGANAIVAGSAVFKAPDYAEAIEGIRNSKAPSPEMATV; encoded by the coding sequence ATGGCAACATTAAACTCTGAAAAATCTACAGTTATTGCCCCTTCAATCTTATCAGCCGATTTTAGTCGTCTGGGTGAACAGGTCAAGGCCGTTGACGAAGCCGGTGCGGACTGGATTCACGTTGATGTGATGGACGGTCGCTTCGTTCCCAACATTACCATTGGTCCGTTAATCGTCGATGCCCTGCGTCCGGTGACGAAGAAACCTCTGGATGTTCACTTGATGATCGTCGAACCCGAGAAATATGTCGAGGACTTCGCGAAAGCTGGGGCTGACATTATCTCCGTTCACGCTGAGCATAACGCCTCTCCCCACCTGCACCGCACCCTCGGACAGATTCGCGAACTTGGGAAGCAAGCCGGAGTCGTGTTAAACCCCGGGACTCCCCTAGAACTGATCGAGTATGTCCTGGAACTGTGCGACTTAGTGCTCATTATGAGTGTTAACCCCGGTTTCGGTGGACAAAGCTTCATTCCCGAAGTTGTGCCCAAAATCCGTAAACTGCGTCAAATGTGTGACGATCGCGGCCTCGATCCCTGGATTGAAGTCGATGGTGGTCTCAAACCCGCCAACGCTTGGCAGGTGCTAGATGCGGGCGCTAACGCCATTGTCGCCGGTTCGGCGGTGTTCAAAGCCCCCGATTACGCCGAAGCCATTGAAGGTATCCGCAACAGCAAGGCTCCCTCCCCAGAAATGGCGACGGTTTAA
- a CDS encoding LCP family protein, whose protein sequence is MLSATAGALLAVSLSSTPLMQSRIRPEDRGIFSEEDLAISNMRIPELTRPVNILILGTKVLNSDVGKPLRRSGHDPLVNSLDGLSDSMMLVRFEPQDKNLTLLSVPRDTLTWIDGYGDQKINEANHHGGPALSARTVSDLLGGVGIDRYLRVNIQGVEKLIDVLGGVRVNVPQDMKYTDHTQHLYIDLKAGEQHLTGNEALQFLTFRHDGMGDIGRIQRQQMLLRALIEQTLNPRTLVRLPRILSTIQEYVDTNLSVEELVALLNFASQTSRENAQMLLLPGQFRDPEGPTDLSYWIPNYAEIDHMVAEHFGRSSEPTQAWRADPRYLRIAIQDSTEEPQAVDALIDKLWDAGYRNVYLAQDWQQPLGETRIIAQGGDRNSALDLNRSLGFGEVRVESTGVLHSDITIQLGQDWLEKQSSYLQSDLW, encoded by the coding sequence ATGCTTTCGGCAACGGCCGGGGCCTTACTCGCTGTATCGTTATCAAGCACTCCCTTGATGCAAAGCCGGATTCGTCCTGAAGATCGTGGCATCTTCAGTGAGGAAGACTTAGCCATCTCCAATATGCGAATCCCCGAACTGACGCGTCCGGTGAACATTTTGATTCTCGGTACGAAAGTTCTCAATTCGGATGTGGGCAAACCCCTCCGACGTTCCGGACATGATCCCCTCGTCAACTCCCTCGATGGCCTGTCCGACAGCATGATGTTGGTTCGCTTTGAACCGCAAGATAAGAATCTCACCTTGCTCTCCGTACCCCGAGATACCCTGACTTGGATTGACGGCTATGGAGACCAAAAAATCAACGAGGCGAATCACCATGGCGGCCCGGCCCTAAGCGCCCGCACCGTAAGTGATCTCCTCGGCGGAGTTGGCATCGATCGCTATCTGCGCGTCAATATCCAAGGGGTGGAAAAACTCATTGATGTTCTCGGGGGAGTGCGTGTCAATGTTCCTCAGGACATGAAGTACACCGATCACACCCAACATCTCTACATTGACCTCAAGGCCGGAGAGCAACATCTTACAGGCAATGAGGCGCTTCAGTTTTTGACCTTCCGTCATGATGGGATGGGGGATATTGGGCGCATTCAACGGCAACAGATGTTACTGCGGGCCCTGATTGAACAAACGCTCAATCCTCGGACTCTGGTACGTCTGCCTCGGATTCTCTCGACCATTCAAGAATACGTCGATACCAATCTCAGTGTCGAAGAGTTAGTGGCCCTGCTTAACTTCGCCAGTCAAACCAGTCGTGAGAATGCCCAGATGCTTCTGCTTCCGGGACAGTTTCGGGACCCGGAAGGGCCCACGGATCTCAGTTACTGGATTCCCAATTACGCTGAAATTGATCACATGGTGGCCGAGCATTTTGGCCGTTCCTCAGAACCTACCCAAGCTTGGCGAGCTGATCCGCGCTACTTACGAATTGCCATTCAAGACAGCACTGAAGAACCCCAGGCTGTCGATGCCTTGATTGATAAACTCTGGGATGCCGGGTATCGTAACGTCTATTTGGCCCAGGATTGGCAACAACCCCTAGGGGAAACTCGCATTATCGCTCAGGGGGGCGATCGCAATAGCGCCTTAGATTTAAATCGTTCCCTGGGCTTTGGGGAAGTGCGCGTTGAAAGTACTGGGGTTCTCCATTCGGACATCACCATTCAACTGGGACAAGATTGGTTGGAAAAACAAAGTTCCTACCTACAATCTGACCTGTGGTAG
- a CDS encoding Npun_R2821/Npun_R2822 family protein, producing MDGICTLANDYVYDQLVALLNSIEVNQGKDTPVCIFPYDDNLERVRAEIAHRPNVQLYDDQESINRWDTFAQAVWERHPTATQQWNIQSGLHRAGTHRRFCGFDGPFDRFVYIDADALLIDSLDYIFEKLTTYDWVVYDYQFKDPSHIYTLDSPQLYKVFPQERIDNEIFCSGFYGTHRNLYSPEQLEALLGHLAAGEAEVLYVWAPDQTILNYLAMRSQRRIYNFSHHLSAEERIGCCVTSPHFEEKDGLVYDKGKRLTYLHYIGVSSSVFRRLCEGENLDCPYRDVFLHYRYLHEPENRPQFTGTAKPLNPPPTMTQRLLRKLGIKSK from the coding sequence ATGGATGGAATTTGTACCCTAGCCAACGATTATGTCTACGACCAACTCGTTGCCTTGCTCAACAGCATCGAGGTTAATCAAGGGAAGGATACTCCTGTCTGTATTTTTCCCTACGACGATAATTTGGAACGGGTGAGAGCAGAGATTGCTCATCGTCCCAATGTGCAACTCTATGATGACCAGGAGTCCATCAACCGTTGGGATACCTTTGCTCAAGCCGTTTGGGAACGTCATCCCACGGCAACACAACAGTGGAACATTCAATCTGGGTTACACCGGGCCGGGACTCATCGGCGTTTCTGTGGCTTTGATGGGCCCTTTGATCGCTTTGTCTATATCGATGCGGATGCGCTCCTAATCGATTCGTTGGATTACATCTTTGAGAAACTGACAACCTATGACTGGGTTGTGTATGACTATCAGTTTAAAGATCCAAGCCATATTTATACCCTAGATTCACCTCAACTGTATAAGGTGTTTCCCCAAGAACGCATCGATAATGAGATTTTTTGTTCGGGATTTTATGGAACCCATCGCAACCTCTATTCCCCGGAGCAGTTAGAGGCTTTGCTCGGTCACTTGGCGGCGGGAGAGGCAGAGGTTCTCTATGTCTGGGCCCCTGACCAGACCATCCTCAACTATCTGGCCATGCGATCGCAGCGACGCATTTATAACTTCTCCCATCACCTCTCAGCGGAGGAACGAATCGGCTGTTGTGTGACGTCTCCCCATTTTGAAGAGAAGGATGGTCTGGTCTATGACAAAGGCAAACGACTCACCTATCTGCATTATATTGGCGTATCATCTTCCGTGTTTCGGCGCTTATGTGAGGGAGAAAACCTAGACTGTCCCTATCGAGATGTCTTTTTGCATTATCGCTATCTCCATGAACCGGAGAATCGTCCCCAATTTACCGGAACGGCTAAACCCCTAAATCCCCCCCCCACGATGACTCAACGGCTCCTACGGAAACTTGGCATCAAGTCCAAGTAA
- a CDS encoding YbjQ family protein gives MILTTLEGVPGKDILEHYGIVQGSTVRAKNVGRDIGASFKNLVGGELKGYTDLLNEARQEAMDRMVLQAKQMGANAIVNIRFSTSSVAQGAAEIFAYGTAVLVR, from the coding sequence ATGATTCTTACAACATTGGAAGGAGTTCCCGGAAAAGATATTTTAGAACATTACGGGATTGTTCAAGGAAGTACCGTTCGAGCCAAAAATGTGGGACGTGATATTGGTGCAAGCTTTAAAAATCTTGTGGGTGGAGAATTAAAGGGCTACACCGATCTCCTCAATGAAGCCCGTCAAGAAGCTATGGATCGCATGGTACTACAAGCCAAACAAATGGGAGCAAACGCCATTGTCAATATCCGCTTTTCAACATCCTCTGTGGCTCAGGGAGCAGCAGAAATTTTCGCTTATGGGACTGCTGTATTAGTCCGTTAA
- a CDS encoding serine/threonine-protein kinase: protein MIFCLNPNCSQPRNTDDASHCVTCGSRLKLRGRYRPTKPLARGGFGRTYIAVDEDRLNTFCVIKQLLPQDTGTDVTEGSYDKTISLFYQEATQLSKLGEHPHIPTLFAFFEEEGRLYLVQEYVDGQTLWHEMERLGAFRETKIREILVQLLPVLRYVHQNNVIHRDITPVNILRRNRDGKLMLIDFGVSKQLTKTALAEPGTKVGTMGYAPLEQLRSGQAYPASDIYSLGVSCLQLLTNTRPDVLFDPMQGWLWREKLAEHEMTVSPRLGAILDKMTQERLSDRYQSVDEIIRDFKTPNTKPPTNRRQTKKRKTAMAPGSDYAPVSAPQTKPTNASLPRTNIEPPSSESSRRSMPPLPPKPPSMTPVPSGRVFPTSSSRFQDVTPISHRPPLPKTRGWHCAYTLPALTSLVSCVAIHERLSVNKPLSNNARQPALPWIVGGGLDNTVFVWNLQTGQLEYALDRHRRPVNAVAISPDGKVLASGGDDATVKLWNLQTGELLDSLGGHLRGVTSLAFSGDGSYLISGSKDRTLQIWKPGQSESSGVLRTPSGSIKAIALSPDGQWLVSGGLDNKIYVWSLSDRQLVHTLTGHLGSVLSVAISADNQFLASGSKDRTIKVWDLQSGADVCTLANHLWDVNDVAFGLHQDMLVSASSDKTIKIWSIRDRRVSETLSGHMGAVHGIAVAQRSRAIVSGSWDKTIKIWCWHQ, encoded by the coding sequence ATGATCTTCTGCCTCAATCCCAACTGCTCGCAACCCCGAAATACAGATGATGCCAGTCACTGTGTTACCTGTGGTTCCCGCCTCAAACTCCGGGGGCGGTATCGTCCAACCAAACCGCTAGCCAGGGGAGGATTTGGCCGAACCTATATTGCGGTGGATGAAGATCGTCTCAATACCTTCTGCGTAATCAAACAACTCCTGCCCCAGGATACTGGAACCGATGTCACCGAGGGCAGCTATGACAAAACGATTTCCCTGTTCTATCAAGAAGCCACCCAACTCTCCAAATTGGGAGAACATCCCCACATTCCTACCCTATTCGCCTTTTTTGAAGAAGAGGGACGGCTTTACCTGGTGCAGGAATATGTAGATGGCCAGACCCTTTGGCATGAGATGGAGCGTTTAGGAGCCTTCAGGGAAACGAAAATTCGGGAGATTTTAGTGCAACTGCTGCCGGTATTACGGTATGTGCATCAAAATAATGTCATCCATCGGGACATCACGCCGGTGAACATTCTGCGACGCAATCGGGATGGCAAGCTGATGTTAATTGACTTTGGCGTCTCGAAGCAGTTAACTAAAACCGCTCTAGCGGAACCTGGCACCAAGGTGGGAACCATGGGCTATGCTCCCCTAGAGCAGTTACGCAGTGGTCAGGCCTATCCGGCCAGTGATATTTATAGTCTTGGGGTAAGCTGCCTGCAACTGCTGACGAATACTCGCCCGGATGTCTTATTTGACCCGATGCAAGGTTGGCTTTGGCGGGAGAAGTTGGCCGAACACGAGATGACTGTGAGTCCTCGGTTGGGGGCAATCTTGGACAAAATGACGCAGGAGCGATTGAGCGATCGCTATCAATCGGTGGATGAAATTATCCGCGATTTTAAAACCCCCAACACTAAACCCCCCACCAACCGCCGTCAGACGAAAAAGCGCAAAACGGCCATGGCGCCCGGTTCTGACTATGCTCCCGTCTCTGCCCCCCAAACAAAGCCCACGAACGCCTCTCTCCCTCGGACGAACATTGAGCCTCCCTCCTCTGAGTCTTCTCGACGTTCCATGCCCCCCCTGCCACCGAAACCCCCATCCATGACGCCGGTTCCCTCAGGGCGCGTCTTTCCCACCTCTAGTAGTCGCTTTCAGGATGTGACCCCTATTTCTCACCGGCCGCCCCTGCCGAAAACGCGAGGCTGGCATTGTGCCTACACATTGCCGGCGTTGACCTCGTTGGTCAGTTGTGTGGCGATTCACGAACGATTATCGGTAAATAAACCCCTCTCCAATAATGCCCGTCAGCCTGCCTTACCCTGGATTGTCGGCGGTGGCTTAGATAATACGGTGTTTGTCTGGAATTTGCAGACTGGGCAACTGGAGTATGCCCTCGATCGCCATCGTCGTCCGGTGAATGCGGTGGCCATTAGTCCCGATGGTAAGGTTCTGGCCAGTGGGGGGGATGATGCCACGGTGAAGTTATGGAATTTACAGACGGGAGAACTCCTCGATAGTCTGGGAGGACATTTACGGGGGGTGACCTCCTTGGCGTTCTCAGGAGATGGCTCTTATTTAATTAGTGGCAGTAAGGATCGCACCCTTCAGATCTGGAAACCGGGTCAAAGTGAGAGTAGCGGCGTCTTACGAACCCCCTCGGGCAGTATTAAGGCGATCGCCCTCTCTCCCGATGGACAGTGGTTAGTCAGTGGCGGCTTGGACAATAAGATTTATGTCTGGAGTCTGAGCGATCGCCAGTTGGTGCATACCCTGACGGGCCACTTAGGATCGGTGTTATCGGTGGCAATTTCTGCTGATAATCAGTTTTTGGCCAGTGGCAGCAAGGATCGCACCATTAAGGTGTGGGATCTCCAGTCGGGGGCCGATGTTTGTACTTTGGCCAATCATCTTTGGGATGTGAATGATGTGGCGTTTGGTCTGCATCAGGATATGTTGGTGTCAGCCAGTAGTGACAAAACCATCAAAATTTGGAGTATTCGCGATCGCCGTGTCTCTGAGACCCTCTCGGGACATATGGGGGCCGTCCATGGAATTGCCGTCGCTCAACGGAGTCGGGCGATTGTCTCGGGGAGTTGGGATAAAACCATCAAAATTTGGTGCTGGCATCAATAA
- a CDS encoding YbjQ family protein — MEEIIFFLILLGIGYSFGILAEKKHYKDIKSREQETLSLAIASFGAKQPLPNASEAKLFVGAVVISSDYFKTFVMALRNILGGRVVAYESLLDRGRREALLRVKEQAIAWGATEVLNIRYETSTIGGNNQKGIAAIEVIAYGTAIR; from the coding sequence ATGGAAGAAATCATTTTTTTTCTCATCTTATTGGGGATCGGCTACTCGTTTGGTATCTTAGCCGAAAAGAAACATTACAAAGACATCAAAAGTCGCGAACAGGAAACCCTCTCCTTGGCGATCGCCTCCTTTGGCGCGAAACAACCCCTCCCTAATGCTTCGGAGGCTAAGCTATTTGTGGGAGCGGTGGTTATTTCTTCTGATTATTTCAAAACCTTTGTCATGGCCCTGCGAAATATCTTGGGAGGTCGGGTTGTGGCTTACGAAAGTCTCCTCGATCGCGGCCGTCGGGAGGCGTTATTACGGGTCAAAGAGCAGGCCATCGCTTGGGGGGCCACTGAAGTGCTCAATATCCGCTATGAAACCAGTACCATTGGCGGCAATAATCAGAAAGGCATCGCGGCAATTGAGGTGATTGCCTACGGAACGGCGATTCGTTAG